One region of Quercus lobata isolate SW786 chromosome 2, ValleyOak3.0 Primary Assembly, whole genome shotgun sequence genomic DNA includes:
- the LOC115967357 gene encoding uncharacterized protein LOC115967357 — protein MDSKFIAITLESYIREDISRTIATLRSLLHAKHDHWASHYKVWDAKHKAVAAIYGDFGESYAELPRFLAVLKDADPTTVTQLKCDHRGVPGTCTFNCAFWAFGLCIKGFRHCRPVISIDATHLYGKYKGMLLIAMATDANNEVYPLTFAVVENESKETWGWFLACLKRFVTDQTNLCIISDRHLGIKACFDDTTSANQIRKFEAILELIRNVKSAAHRYLEAENKEKWTLAHDRGRRYGAMTTNLSECFNGVLKGARSLPIMAMVRFSFFKVNSYFDTRRNLTLDQLEAGQEWCKYAMDKFEKNQAKAKNHMVTRMCAQAQLYQVDTPGNPLSNRGGQHTYKVDLRGMTCKCGKWEAYKIPCSHSTAGDVHAEESLVDPTTAVADDGDDGVHADSVAAEPTVPPPLSLRAMMETFMTTQAAHGQLLDGLIAGVATLRVDFSENMSAFPPPPPSDS, from the exons ATGGATTCGAAGTTCATTGCCATCACACTTGAGTCATACATACGGGAAGACATTTCAAGAACAATAGCAACCCTGCGTAGTCTTCTGCATGCGAAGCACGACCATTGGGCATCTCACTATAAGGTTTGGGATGCAAAACATAAGGCGGTTGCGGCCATCTACGGGGATTTCGGTGAGTCATATGCAGAATTGCCTCGGTTTCTGGCGGTGTTAAAAGATGCAGATCCAACCACAGTGACACAGTTGAAGTGCGACCACCGTGGTGTGCCAGGAACTTGCACATTTAACTGTGCCTTTTGGGCTTTTGGTCTGTGTATTAAAGGGTTCAGGCATTGTAGGCCGGTAATAAGCATTGATGCAACGCACCTCTATGGCAAGTACAAGGGGATGTTGTTGATAGCAATGGCAACGGATGCTAACAATGAGGTTTATCCGCTCACATTTGCCGTTGTTGAGAATGAGAGCAAGGAGACATGGGGATGGTTCTTGGCATGCCTGAAACGATTTGTTACGGACCAGACCAATCTTTGCATCATCTCTGACCGACATTTGGGGATAAAAGCCTGCTTTGATGACACAA CAAGTGCGAATCAAATTAGGAAGTTTGAAGCTATACTGGAATTAATTCGCAATGTCAAATCGGCTGCACACAGGTACCTCGAAgctgaaaacaaagaaaaatggacACTTGCACATGACAGAGGACGTCGATACGGAGCAATGACAACCAACCTATCAGAGTGCTTTAATGGAGTACTAAAAGGTGCACGCAGCTTGCCAATAATGGCAATGGTGAGGTTCTCCTTTTTCAAAGTGAACTCGTACTTTGACACTCGTCGTAATCTCACTCTAGATCAGTTGGAAGCGGGTCAAGAATGGTGCAAGTATGCCATGgacaagtttgaaaaaaatcaaGCGAAGGCAAAGAACCATATGGTGACACGGATGTGTGCACAAGCGCAGTTATATCAGGTTGACACACCGGGTAATCCTCTAAGTAATAGGGGCGGACAACACACGTATAAGGTTGATCTTCGGGGTATGACATGCAAATGTGGGAAATGGGAAGCGTACAAGATCCCGTGTTCACAC TCCACTGCTGGAGACGTTCATGCTGAGGAGAGTCTTGTTGATCCTACAACTGCTGTTGCTGACGATGGTGACGATGGGGTACATGCTGACAGCGTAGCTGCAGAGCCCACTGTtcctcctcctctctctcttcgtgCTATGATGGAGACATTTATGACAACTCAAGCAGCTCATGGACAGCTTTTAGATGGGCTTATTGCTGGGGTTGCTACGTTGAGAGTGGATTTTTCAGAGAATATGAGTGCTTTTCCACCTCCTCCACCCTCTGACTCTTGA